GCTTTGAATATTAATCCTTTCTCATAATTGCAAAGAACAAAAGCCATTCGATTTTCCCAAGAACTCAGCGctttttcttcctcttcctaTAAACCATGTGTCCAGTTATGAGTATAAACTTGCACAAATTACTAAACTATAAGCCATAAACTAAATATCTGAAGAACTGCATACCATTGTATTTGTGATGTCATTTTCACCAGCTCTTTGTTTCTCTTCTTTCATCGTAGCATTATTTCGCTGATTAAATCCTGCAGTCTTGAGTAGCCGGGCTTCGAGAAAAGACTTACCAGAGTTAGTCAGATGCCCAGAAAGAGATAATAAGGAATCGAGAGCACTGAGCTGAGACACGGGAAAGTCCTTTTTGTCAAGTGCTTCAATCAATGCCTCTATTGATTCTTCCCGGTATATGCTCATTTTCCGTGGCTCGACTAGAAGGTCAAGCTGCAGAAGAAGAGAAGCAATGGTAGATTTCTGCTCCATTGAAGCCATCTGTAAACAGACAAGAAGAGTGTGCATTGTACTAAATGCTCCCTCATCCTTAATTATCTGCAGAATCTGGTTGCACAATGTTCTCCTGAAATTCAGTAAAAAGAACAAGCATATTTAATGAGTCTAAATCTAGAGGGATCACTTTAGGCTATAATATTAACAATTCAATTTCGAAAAGCAGATAAGCatgtactccctccgtttcaattttagtgtcataGTTTGAGACTAGATTCAGAGTTAAAGAAAATAAGGAATACGTTAGtatcttgtgatcttaaactaaagatgtgtgaaatatacaaaaatgTCCTTTGAATCTTGTGGTATTGAAAGGACAGTAAGacataaattgaaaaagaaggGAGTATTATAAGCAAGTCAAAGGTGATTTTTATAGACTAATTTTTGAAAGAATAGAGTCATGTTTGTTTTGAATACCTGCTTAACAAAACTAACTCATAAAGAAGTTCTATGGATGTGGCCTTCACGCTATCGCTTCCAGTGTGAATTAACTCAAGAACAGGAGATAGCTCAATTCTACTAGCAATTGTATTTCTGCAACTCTTATCAGCCCGAATACAGAATAAAAGTATGCATACAATGGACTCTTTTCCATTTTCATGTTCTAGGCATTTTAGCAAGGCAGGAATACCATTTCCTGATAGAATCTGCGTAGCATTGAACGAACGGTCACTCTCACCTCCTCCAGTTATGATTTGTTCAAGCAACACAACAGCAGCTTCCTTTGGTCCTATTGTGAACTGAAAATCACTAGAATCCTCATTTCTGTTTGATATAATCTGAGTAAGAGAGGGTACAAAATTATGAGCTGAAAGTTGAGAGAATGATGGCCTGAGAAGGTAAATAAGAACTGCTGCTTCAGGAAGACCGTCTTTCAATAAAGTAGCAAGGCACTCAAAATCTGAGTCCACACTTGTGAGGATCTCGCCAACGCTATCCTCTACATATAGTAGCTCGGACAAAATACAAATTGTCGTCTTCAAAACATCCCTCTTTAAGGAAGCTGATAATACCTCTACAAATCCGTTCACTATTGTTGGTGCGGATAAATAAGAGTGAACTCCTTGAGCTTCAAGTTTTGAGTCATTCCATATATTTGCTATAGTCAATATGGCTTGTTCACATTCTTGTAAGTCCTCTGAAGTGCACAGACATGAAACATAAGGCTTTAAGCTATTGATAATTGCTTCAGTTGCTGCTTGAGAAATTACACTAGTAGGAGACATTGATACAGCTGCTTGCATAAATCTACGTGATCTCTGCTCCACGATTTCCTCTATCCTCCTATGATTGGGATGATTAAATGTCGGAGATGGAGTAGAATCAGATGATCTCTCTCTTGAAGGTGGAATGTTTAAATAACTTCGCGGTGTATGAGAGTACGAAAACTCCTGAGCTAGGTCAGGGTGCTGTTCCCTCCAAGAGGTTATCAGTCTCTTCAGGACATAGTTGGTTTTAGGCAGAGTAGCCGCAGATAAAGACTGCCTTGTAATGGGGCATGTTGTATTACCTCTTTTTATCCATTCCTGGATGGCTTTCCCTTCATACGTTTGACCGGTTTCAAGGGTGACGGGATCATTGAATATCTGTCCAGTTATTGGACAGACAAAATCTTTTGGTGGCCTTGATGGAGCAGTCGATTTATCTGACAATGGGAGAGAAATGCAGCTGAGACTTCCTTCATCACTATTACTCGGAGAGCTGTCATTGTTTGAAGAGATTTAGAAAAATTCGACCACCTCCTATATTAGAAAGTAGAAAGTGACTTGTATAGACGTACCCTTTTTCTAAGGATTGACTAAGGCTCCGCCTTCTAGCATTTCTTTTCCCCACAGTTTCATGCTGCACCTGCATGTGTAGGCATCTATCATAGCAGTCTAATAGATTCAAGTCAAAACATCACATAAAGTAGGGATTTGAAACATACTACATCACATAAAGTAGGGATTTGAAACATACTGTCCTTTCTTCATCTGAGTCTGTAGAGCTAATTTTTAACTCTTGGGATAAATGCAAAGAAGTAGAAATGGAGGAGTCCTTAACACGTCCAGACAAGAGGCGTAACACAGGTACACCTTTTCTCGAGGGGGTATCTGATCTTTTTGGTGAAGGCTCTTGTGAATAAGGAATTTTAGGGGACTCAACTTTAGGGGAGTCAATTGAAGGGAAGGCCTTGGgagattttttttggtttgtattaATTTGGTTGGCTTTCGACCTGGCTTCTACGTAATCTGAACTGCTTTCTTGATTCCTCTTATTTGATGCAATGTGTACATGAGACTCAGGTTCATAatcttcttcatcctcttcaGGAATTCCTTTCTGAGTATGACAAGAAAGAGAAATACTTTACCACAAATTATCATCAATTCATAATTTAACAAGATGTAGCAAAGATAAAGGGGAAAAAACTAACTACTGGATCCCAAGTTGTGGAGTCCTCCTGATTATCAGACGATGAAGAAGTCATATTCAATCTGCTAAAATCCAAAGGATTAGAGAGACAGATGATGGCATTTTCTTTATACAGTTCTCATAAACCATAACAAATATTCAGTAACTCCTAGTTAATGGACCTTACCTTGACTCTCCTTTTGTATTCTCCTTCACTCTCAGAATAGGAGTAAAGCCGGCACTCTTAGGCAAGATTGGACCAAATTTGACATAATCAGGAATTGACCGGCGTACCTCATGCAGTGGAGTCATCGGTGGCTCAGCGATTGGCAACAGAGGAATTGCCTTCTTTGATGTAGCAGAATCATAGTTCATGCAGTCCTTGTAGTATTTTGCATAAAGCCTTGTATTATCATCCAATGACTGTCCATAAAGCTGCTCGAGTTTCTGCATTTTCTCGGCTTGATCAGGCCTTACAGAGAATATCAAAGATTCATTAAAATCATGATCAAAATCCATAGTGAAAGACAAGTCACTAGAATCAGGAATGACATCCATCACTATTCGATGTCTCTCCTCCGAGTACCACCCAACGATGGAGCTCATGTGTGGAAGAAACATACATTTCCAAAGCTCAGGTGCAAAATCTATCCGCGAGAAGAAAGGGTCAATGATAAACATCTCCAGGATATGAAGTACGGCATTGTTAACGTTGTTTCTCAACTTCCATAAGTAAGAAAGGTTTAAATGTGCCCAAGCAGATAGATAAAAATTAGGCACCCCTGCAGTTTTCTGGATAGAATCCAACATAGCACACACTTGCAACATTTTTTCCGCGTAATCTAATCTAGCCATCTTAGTTTCAATGTTTGATGTGTTGATTGCCTCTTCAAGGGCATCAATTCCCCAGTCCAAATTGGCTAAAACTGCTTGATCAGAGTATCGAACTTCTGTATCTTTATCAGAGCTCCCATCCTCAGCTGCCAACCTCTCAGCACATTGTTCTTTATGCGACGTTCTTTGTTCCTTGTCAATCAGCCTATCTTGAATGAAACTTCCTACAGAAGTGATCAAGGACCTAACTATGTCTTCCTGATCCATTTCAAATCTATAATTTCCAGCCATTTTCTACACGCCAATTAAATGTATAGTCACAATTGTAGGATTCAAATTCAATATAACGCCATCGACATACTTCAACTAACAATGGAGACAAGCAAAATCAAATGTGATAATATCAGAAACGTGATAATTGAGAAAGTTAAAAGCTAAACAAAAACATTGAAGACTTTATCAGGTGCATGAGAACAAATACATTTGTATGGTAAAACAAGTGCATATTAACActgaaaaattaaaactataaataagaaaaatcaagCCTACTTGAGGTAATGAAGTTGTGGATACAATATTGGAGAAGATCATATCAAAGGAAACAACAGATTtgtaaattcatgaaaatatcctTAGTAgtatttattttagtataatacTGAGCAAACATGTAAGTTTTTGATTGTTTATTTGTCTAAAATCTGGAAAGAACAATTAACAATATTGTaagcatgaattataatttcaGGATCATTAATATATATCCCAGGATTAAGTATGGAAATTAATTAGGAAACTCCAAAACCCTTTATCTTCAAGTTCACAAACTTAGTATATATAACACCATGAAGTCAGTCAACGGATAATCTATCATTAAGAAATTTTTGCAACACCTTAACCACTGCGTTGAACCTTCAGTTTGTGCCAAGAGGTGTTAACACTGGTATATATACCTAAAAAGCTAAAATTTtatctatataatataattttccgACAAAGGGGTGTCTCTCGACAATCCTGAGACAAGGATAGCTCCACCCCTAGGTATACCTCCTTAAAAATGTGATATTGGAAAATAAGATACCAAAACTTACATGGACATAAAGACAATATTGCATGGAAGTTGATTAAAGAGGAAAACTCAacaataatatcatcattgcATCTATATATGTATTAGAGATATATATACCCGAATTTCATCAGAAGATCATTAGGACAACTCCTCAAAATGTACAACCAGAATTTTAGAGACAGAGTCAGAAAGCTAAGATTAGAGACATTAATTAAACTAATATAATCAATAGCAGCCGGCcgtcttaattttattttttcttgctGACATTTATAGCTATGTAACAAAGTATCAATCAATTCCAATATATTGACATAGTCAACATATTTTATACTATactcatatttatgtattaattaattaattaaaatagtaTTTTATAGTTTAAATAACAATTGTTCCTATAGGctgatatattattatattatatatagagagagaagacaaaaaggcatcTAATGTTTTTGGTTTGTTAGTATGGATTGTATCTTGGCTTTTAATTATTCCACTTTCCTTAGCATGTTCAACTCTTTAGTCATATTAATCGAGTTCTCTCGtagatattttaattaattttgtatatatataccctTCTTGTTGGTCCATTAAATGTGTCCGTTCAATTTTATTTGTctattatactaaaatagatatttatttttgtttgtccaatttaaaaaatcaaaaaataatttatcattttatacctatttatctttattattaaatattattcattTCGGAATGAGTGAAATGacttataataattaaaggtaatataataaaattaacaaGCAAATATATATGAACCGAGGGAGTAATTAATGGATGGTGATTTAAAGGACTATCAAGTAGTAAGTGTTGCAGTACAAACTATACCACAATGGTTTTAATTGCCTAATCTCCCATTGAATTATTGGTGGCTAAGCAAGATTATTGGAACTCAAAATAAGCATCATCTATGGCATTCATACCCTATTTGATAGCTAGGAAAGAGGTAATCTAGCAAACCAGGATGTGGGTGTGGGGCCTTGGGGGGTCGTTGGAGTGGGATGGTCAAGGGGTAGGAAGCATCGGTTGGGTGAAAGGATACAATAAAATATAGGATGACAtttataaaatttgtttttCCTACTTTCATTAaggaagtttttttttatttaatttttagaaaCTTGTTTTCTTagagaaaatgttttccaaaattgttgcc
This region of Solanum dulcamara chromosome 9, daSolDulc1.2, whole genome shotgun sequence genomic DNA includes:
- the LOC129904099 gene encoding putative E3 ubiquitin-protein ligase LIN-1; translation: MAGNYRFEMDQEDIVRSLITSVGSFIQDRLIDKEQRTSHKEQCAERLAAEDGSSDKDTEVRYSDQAVLANLDWGIDALEEAINTSNIETKMARLDYAEKMLQVCAMLDSIQKTAGVPNFYLSAWAHLNLSYLWKLRNNVNNAVLHILEMFIIDPFFSRIDFAPELWKCMFLPHMSSIVGWYSEERHRIVMDVIPDSSDLSFTMDFDHDFNESLIFSVRPDQAEKMQKLEQLYGQSLDDNTRLYAKYYKDCMNYDSATSKKAIPLLPIAEPPMTPLHEVRRSIPDYVKFGPILPKSAGFTPILRVKENTKGESRLNMTSSSSDNQEDSTTWDPVKGIPEEDEEDYEPESHVHIASNKRNQESSSDYVEARSKANQINTNQKKSPKAFPSIDSPKVESPKIPYSQEPSPKRSDTPSRKGVPVLRLLSGRVKDSSISTSLHLSQELKISSTDSDEERTVQHETVGKRNARRRSLSQSLEKGSPSNSDEGSLSCISLPLSDKSTAPSRPPKDFVCPITGQIFNDPVTLETGQTYEGKAIQEWIKRGNTTCPITRQSLSAATLPKTNYVLKRLITSWREQHPDLAQEFSYSHTPRSYLNIPPSRERSSDSTPSPTFNHPNHRRIEEIVEQRSRRFMQAAVSMSPTSVISQAATEAIINSLKPYVSCLCTSEDLQECEQAILTIANIWNDSKLEAQGVHSYLSAPTIVNGFVEVLSASLKRDVLKTTICILSELLYVEDSVGEILTSVDSDFECLATLLKDGLPEAAVLIYLLRPSFSQLSAHNFVPSLTQIISNRNEDSSDFQFTIGPKEAAVVLLEQIITGGGESDRSFNATQILSGNGIPALLKCLEHENGKESIVCILLFCIRADKSCRNTIASRIELSPVLELIHTGSDSVKATSIELLYELVLLSRRTLCNQILQIIKDEGAFSTMHTLLVCLQMASMEQKSTIASLLLQLDLLVEPRKMSIYREESIEALIEALDKKDFPVSQLSALDSLLSLSGHLTNSGKSFLEARLLKTAGFNQRNNATMKEEKQRAGENDITNTMEEEEKALSSWENRMAFVLCNYEKGLIFKALEECLTSTSMEIAKSSFIVATWLIHMLYNFPDTGIRDVARKSLLEQFIQMLQSTKNLEEKILAALALRGFITDLGALSELGIYAKCLCRNLRKLKKYSTVVSDIMKTLMNLPCIDAAELWCYSECPEIDVSMNGEVLCLLHIRGRLISSHSNGTIKVWETGKRAPRLIHETREHSKAVTCLYVSSSCDKLYSGSLDRTIRVWAINQEEIHCLQVHDVKEPVLELIANTHFACFASQMTGVKVYNWSGVPKHVNFQKYVKCLAIMGDKLYCGCTGYTIQEVDLSSQTSTLFYAGAKKLLGKQNIYSLQVQKNVMFAGGSLVDGISGKVFSLPSKAVIGTLSTGSDIHRQAVNNDLIFSATKSGNIEVWLQERVTKMTCIKMKSGGQSRITSLAVDKDGEMIFAGSIDGKIQVWRLD